CTGAACAGGCGGCTGAACGCATTGCCGCCAAGGACCCGGAAACACGGGCGCTCTACGAACGGCGTGAACACTAATTGGAGATTGCGTCATGTATAGTCTTGAACAGCTTATCATCGACAGAGTGATGGGAGAGGGCGCATGCGCTTACGGTTTCGCAACGACCGAAACGCTTGCGGGCGGGCCGCCGTCGGTCAATCTCGAGTACGTTCTGCCGGGCGCACGGTCAGCCATCAGCTTTGCTATTCCGCTCGACCAGAGCTGCATCCCGCCGTACCTGATGAAGAAGGATCACCTGTCGCAACAGAAGGACAACACCCGGGCAAACAAGATTGCCAGCGGAATTGCGCTCGACCTTGCAAGGTATCTGGAGCAAAAAGGCTTTCCTTCTTATCCGGTGGCATCCAATCAGGTTTACCGGCAGGACACGCCTCGCGGGATTTTTGATTTGAAACCGGACGTCTCGCTCAGATACCTCGCAGTGCGATCCGGCGTGTCCCACATGAGTCTCTCGGGCAACGCCATAACGAAAAACGAGGGCGCGGCCATCATTCTCGGCGGCGTCGTCACGACCGCTGAACTGCATCCGACCGCCCCGCTTCCGCAGGAGGAAAACTACTGCGACGGCTGCCGCCTCTGCATGGCGGCCTGTCTCTCGGGCCTGATGGACCCGGAGGAAGAGGAAATAATAACGCTTGGAGGCGTCTCCTTCACTTATGCCAAGCGTCGCGAGTATAATCGATGTGGATACGTCTGTGGCGGGTTCACCGGTCTTCACCCCTCCGGCACATGGTCCACATGGTCGCCCGGCCGGTTCCCGATTCCGGAACGAGATGAAGACTTCGGGCCGGCAGTCATGCAGCATCTCGACATTCACACCCGCAGGCCGGCGATGGATGGTGCGCGAATTCATCCGTTGATAGAAGGCAAATTCAGCATGACGTGCGGAATGTGCCAATTAGTGTGTGCGCCCGACAAGGAGGAGCGCAAGAAGCGATACAAGATGCTGGCGGAGAGCGGCTGTGCCGTCCAAAATCCCGATGGCTTGATCGAGGCGGTGCCGCCGGCAGAAGCGTGCAGGCGCTTGGCCGCAATGGATTCCGAAACCAGAGCGTTGTATGAGGAAGTTCAGGGTTAGGGGAGGTTGGAGATGCCGCGCTTACTGGAGATTCTGGGCAGCAAGTATCCCATCATTCAAGGCCCAATCGGTGAGTTGAACGACCCGAAAATGGTGGCTGCCGTCTGCA
This genomic stretch from Candidatus Abyssobacteria bacterium SURF_5 harbors:
- a CDS encoding epoxyqueuosine reductase, coding for MYSLEQLIIDRVMGEGACAYGFATTETLAGGPPSVNLEYVLPGARSAISFAIPLDQSCIPPYLMKKDHLSQQKDNTRANKIASGIALDLARYLEQKGFPSYPVASNQVYRQDTPRGIFDLKPDVSLRYLAVRSGVSHMSLSGNAITKNEGAAIILGGVVTTAELHPTAPLPQEENYCDGCRLCMAACLSGLMDPEEEEIITLGGVSFTYAKRREYNRCGYVCGGFTGLHPSGTWSTWSPGRFPIPERDEDFGPAVMQHLDIHTRRPAMDGARIHPLIEGKFSMTCGMCQLVCAPDKEERKKRYKMLAESGCAVQNPDGLIEAVPPAEACRRLAAMDSETRALYEEVQG